A DNA window from Ornithinimicrobium humiphilum contains the following coding sequences:
- a CDS encoding RelA/SpoT family protein — MSDTAPSPSTTRSGGGLRPRWARLGGRSSSSNPALEPLLRSVRATHPKADLGLIERAYAVAAKAHQGQKRKSGDAYITHPLAVATILAELGMTPSTIAAALLHDTVEDTSYSLDQLRADFGDEIAMLVDGVTKLDKMTYGDAAQAETVRKMVVAMARDIRVLVIKLADRLHNARTWRYVSPESAARKASETLEIYAPLAHRLGMNTIKWELEDLAFAQLYPKVYDEIVRMVAQRAPAREELLAKIREEISEELKTNKIRATITGRPKHYYSVYQKMIVRGHDFDKIYDLVGVRVLVDSIQECYAVLGALHSRWNPVPGRFKDYIAMPKFNMYQSLHTTVIGPEGKPVEIQIRTHQMHRRAEYGVAAHWKYKEQGPDGTKAVTGSDGAPGPLEGMQWLRQLIDWQRETADPGEFLDSLRFEIGSAEVYVFTPGGDVMALPAGATPVDFAYAVHTEVGHKCVGGRVNGKLVPLDSELSNGDTVEIITSKAEDAGPSRDWLTFVKSARARNKIRQWFTRERREEAIESGKDQIAKVLRKQNQPLQRLMSHDTLMAVAQELSYKDIDGLFAAVGERHISAQHVVGQLVATLGGEDGAEEDLAEATTPPRRGRVQQADPGVTVVGTDDVWVKLAKCCTPVPGDPIMGFVTHGRGVSVHRTDCTNAEQLKERHSERIIPVAWAPTASSLFLVNLQVEALDRPRLLSDITHVLSDQHVNILSASVQTGRDRVALSKFTFEMADPSHLQSVIRAVRQVSGVLDAYRVTGTASTDPHRRRSAESSRSATA, encoded by the coding sequence ATGAGCGACACCGCGCCGAGCCCCTCCACCACCCGGTCGGGTGGCGGGCTCCGTCCGCGCTGGGCTCGCCTAGGGGGTCGGTCCTCCAGCAGCAACCCGGCGCTCGAGCCGCTGCTGCGCTCCGTGCGCGCCACCCACCCCAAGGCCGACCTCGGGCTGATCGAGCGCGCCTACGCCGTCGCGGCCAAGGCCCACCAGGGCCAGAAGCGCAAGAGCGGCGACGCCTACATCACCCACCCGCTGGCCGTCGCCACCATCCTGGCCGAGCTGGGCATGACCCCCTCGACCATCGCGGCGGCGCTGCTGCACGACACCGTCGAGGACACCTCCTACTCCCTCGATCAGCTGCGCGCCGACTTCGGCGACGAGATCGCGATGCTCGTCGACGGCGTGACCAAGCTCGACAAGATGACCTACGGCGACGCCGCGCAGGCCGAGACCGTCCGCAAGATGGTCGTCGCGATGGCGCGCGACATCCGGGTGCTGGTCATCAAGCTCGCCGACCGGCTGCACAACGCCCGCACGTGGCGCTACGTCTCGCCCGAGTCCGCCGCGCGCAAGGCCTCGGAGACGCTGGAGATCTACGCCCCGCTGGCGCACCGGCTGGGCATGAACACCATCAAGTGGGAGCTGGAGGACCTCGCGTTCGCCCAGCTCTACCCGAAGGTCTACGACGAGATCGTGCGGATGGTGGCCCAGCGCGCCCCGGCCCGCGAGGAGCTGCTCGCCAAGATCCGCGAGGAGATCTCCGAGGAGCTCAAGACCAACAAGATCCGCGCGACGATCACCGGGCGGCCCAAGCACTACTACTCGGTCTACCAGAAGATGATCGTGCGGGGGCACGACTTCGACAAGATCTACGACCTGGTGGGCGTGCGCGTGCTCGTCGACTCGATCCAGGAGTGCTACGCGGTGCTCGGTGCCCTGCACAGCCGGTGGAACCCGGTGCCGGGGCGCTTCAAGGACTACATCGCGATGCCCAAGTTCAACATGTACCAGTCGTTGCACACGACGGTCATCGGGCCCGAGGGCAAGCCGGTCGAGATCCAGATCCGCACCCACCAGATGCACCGCCGCGCCGAGTACGGCGTCGCCGCGCACTGGAAGTACAAGGAGCAGGGTCCGGACGGCACCAAGGCCGTCACCGGCTCCGACGGGGCACCCGGACCGCTCGAGGGTATGCAGTGGCTGCGCCAGCTCATCGACTGGCAGCGCGAGACCGCCGACCCCGGCGAGTTCCTCGACTCCCTGCGCTTCGAGATCGGCTCGGCCGAGGTCTACGTCTTCACGCCCGGCGGCGACGTCATGGCGCTGCCGGCGGGGGCGACCCCGGTCGACTTCGCCTACGCCGTCCACACCGAGGTCGGCCACAAGTGCGTCGGCGGGCGCGTCAACGGCAAGCTCGTGCCGCTCGACTCCGAGCTCTCCAACGGCGACACCGTCGAGATCATCACGAGCAAGGCCGAGGACGCCGGACCCAGCCGCGACTGGCTGACGTTCGTCAAGAGCGCGCGGGCCCGCAACAAGATCCGGCAGTGGTTCACGCGCGAGCGGCGCGAGGAGGCCATCGAGTCCGGCAAGGACCAGATCGCCAAGGTGCTGCGCAAGCAGAACCAGCCGCTCCAGCGCCTGATGTCGCACGACACGCTCATGGCCGTCGCCCAGGAGCTCAGCTACAAGGACATCGATGGGCTGTTCGCCGCGGTGGGGGAGCGCCACATCTCGGCCCAGCACGTCGTGGGCCAGCTCGTGGCGACGCTGGGCGGCGAGGACGGCGCCGAGGAGGACCTCGCCGAGGCCACCACGCCGCCGCGACGCGGCCGGGTCCAGCAGGCCGACCCGGGCGTCACCGTCGTCGGCACCGACGACGTGTGGGTCAAGCTGGCCAAGTGCTGCACCCCGGTGCCGGGCGACCCGATCATGGGCTTCGTCACCCACGGTCGCGGCGTCTCCGTGCACCGCACCGACTGCACCAACGCCGAGCAGCTCAAGGAGCGGCACTCCGAGCGCATCATCCCGGTCGCCTGGGCTCCCACCGCCTCGAGCCTGTTCCTGGTCAACCTGCAGGTCGAGGCGCTCGACCGGCCACGCCTGCTGTCGGACATCACGCACGTGCTCTCCGACCAGCACGTCAACATCCTGTCGGCCTCGGTGCAGACCGGCCGCGACCGGGTCGCGCTGTCGAAGTTCACCTTCGAGATGGCCGACCCGAGCCACCTGCAGTCGGTCATCCGGGCCGTCCGCCAGGTGTCCGGCGTGCTCGACGCCTACCGCGTCACGGGCACGGCGAGCACCGACCCGCACCGGCGCCGGTCCGCCGAGTCCAGTCGCTCTGCGACCGCCTGA
- the ruvB gene encoding Holliday junction branch migration DNA helicase RuvB: MSTWDDGSREIDVDEGPTSGRIVDAGSSDEERRVEAALRPRRLADFPGQGRVRDQLGLVLEAARRRAAPPDHVLLSGPPGLGKTTLAMIIAGELEQPIRITSGPAIQHAGDLAAVLSSLVEGEVLFLDEIHRMSRPAEEMLYLAMEDFRVDVIVGKGPGATAIPLELPPFTVVGATTRAGLLPAPLRDRFGFTGHLDYYDTADLVTILTRNAELLGIEADAPGIEQIASRSRGTPRIANRLLRRVRDWAQVHGHGRVDDEAARAALELFDVDAIGLDRLDRAVLEALCTRFGGGPVGLSTLAVAVGEEPDTVETVAEPYLVREGFLIRTPRGRAASPRAWEHLGLTPPRDAVAVAGASGGRLGPEAEQASLPLDEPSA; this comes from the coding sequence ATGAGCACCTGGGACGACGGCTCCCGCGAGATCGACGTCGACGAGGGCCCCACGAGCGGCCGCATCGTCGACGCCGGCTCCAGCGACGAGGAGCGCCGCGTCGAGGCCGCCCTGCGGCCGCGCCGGCTGGCCGACTTCCCGGGGCAGGGGCGCGTGCGCGACCAGCTCGGCCTGGTGCTCGAGGCAGCCCGTCGCCGGGCGGCCCCGCCCGACCACGTGCTGCTCTCCGGGCCGCCCGGGCTGGGCAAGACCACCCTGGCGATGATCATCGCGGGCGAGCTCGAGCAGCCCATCCGCATCACCAGCGGCCCCGCCATCCAGCACGCCGGCGACCTCGCCGCCGTGCTCTCCTCGCTCGTCGAGGGCGAGGTGCTCTTCCTCGACGAGATCCACCGCATGTCGCGCCCGGCCGAGGAGATGCTCTACCTGGCGATGGAGGACTTCCGCGTCGACGTCATCGTCGGCAAGGGACCCGGTGCGACCGCGATCCCGCTCGAGCTGCCGCCCTTCACCGTCGTGGGCGCCACCACCCGCGCCGGCCTGCTGCCGGCGCCGCTGCGCGACCGCTTCGGCTTCACCGGCCATCTCGACTACTACGACACCGCCGACCTGGTCACGATCCTCACGCGCAACGCCGAGCTGCTCGGCATCGAGGCCGACGCGCCGGGCATCGAGCAGATCGCCTCCCGCTCCCGCGGCACGCCCCGCATCGCCAACCGGCTGCTGCGCCGCGTCCGCGACTGGGCGCAGGTGCACGGCCACGGCCGGGTGGACGACGAGGCCGCCCGGGCCGCCCTCGAGCTCTTCGACGTCGACGCCATCGGCCTGGACCGTCTCGACCGGGCGGTCCTGGAGGCGCTGTGCACCCGTTTCGGCGGGGGGCCGGTCGGCCTGTCGACGCTGGCGGTGGCCGTGGGGGAGGAGCCCGACACCGTCGAGACCGTCGCCGAGCCCTATCTCGTGCGCGAGGGCTTCCTCATCCGCACGCCGCGCGGCCGGGCCGCCAGCCCCCGCGCCTGGGAGCATCTCGGGCTGACGCCGCCGCGCGACGCGGTGGCCGTGGCAGGGGCCTCCGGAGGCCGGCTGGGCCCGGAGGCCGAGCAGGCGTCCCTGCCCCTCGACGAACCCTCCGCGTAG
- a CDS encoding adenine phosphoribosyltransferase: MRTEPQGADPTLADDVLAGMRDIPDFPINGVVFKDFTPILLDPSLRGRIVSDTVARQRGRVDVVAGIEARGFILGAMIAHELGVGFVPVRKEGKLPSAVHKMSYALEYGTATLEIHQDAVSNGERVLVVDDVLATGGTLAATCDLIEQCGASVAAIELVLEIGMLGGRDKLGGYDVHSILTV; encoded by the coding sequence ATGAGGACCGAGCCGCAGGGCGCGGACCCGACGCTGGCCGACGACGTGCTGGCCGGGATGCGCGACATCCCGGACTTCCCGATCAACGGCGTGGTCTTCAAGGACTTCACCCCGATCCTGCTCGACCCGTCGCTGCGCGGGCGGATCGTGTCCGACACGGTCGCCCGCCAGCGCGGGCGGGTCGACGTCGTGGCCGGGATCGAGGCCCGCGGCTTCATCCTGGGCGCGATGATCGCCCACGAGCTCGGGGTGGGTTTCGTCCCGGTGCGCAAGGAGGGCAAGCTGCCCTCGGCGGTGCACAAGATGTCCTACGCCCTCGAGTACGGCACGGCGACCCTGGAGATCCACCAGGACGCCGTGTCCAACGGGGAGCGGGTGCTGGTCGTCGACGACGTGCTCGCCACCGGCGGCACCCTCGCCGCGACCTGCGACCTCATCGAGCAGTGCGGGGCCAGCGTGGCAGCCATCGAGCTGGTCCTGGAGATCGGCATGCTCGGCGGTCGCGACAAGCTCGGCGGCTACGACGTCCACTCCATCCTCACCGTCTGA
- a CDS encoding M18 family aminopeptidase — protein MTDPAGLATRVADVAEGLCAYLDASPSPFHAVDSAAALLRAAGFVEVAETDPAPAAPGRYVVRRGGSLLAWSTAEAGDGAPLPPATPFRVVGAHTDSPNLRIKPRPDWVRAGWQMLGVEVYGGALTNSWLDRDLGLSGRVTVRDSSAPGGYSARLFRTDDPVLRVSQLAIHLDRTVRSEGLVLNDQQHLAPHWGLGLERRSFREWLAQQVHVAPADLLAFDAMTHDLTPARLVGTERELLASARLDNLATSYAAVRALLEVVDHPADGAPLIPLIVLFDHEEVGSTSERGAQSTFLPSWIERIVLAAGGTRDDVWRALAGSVIASGDMAHATHPNYAERHEPEHTIAINGGPVLKVNTNLRYATDSLGAAAFALACEQAGVPMQTFVTRSDLPCGSTVGPMTSALTGATTVDFGAPMLSMHSTREICGTLDQAAYAAALAAFLSPER, from the coding sequence GTGACCGACCCCGCCGGTCTGGCCACCCGCGTCGCGGACGTGGCGGAGGGGCTGTGCGCCTATCTGGACGCCTCCCCCTCCCCCTTCCACGCCGTCGACTCCGCCGCCGCGCTGCTCCGCGCGGCCGGCTTCGTCGAGGTGGCCGAGACCGACCCGGCCCCGGCCGCACCGGGCCGCTACGTGGTCCGCCGCGGCGGATCGCTGCTGGCGTGGTCCACGGCCGAGGCCGGCGACGGCGCCCCGCTGCCGCCCGCGACCCCCTTCCGGGTCGTGGGTGCGCACACCGACTCCCCCAACCTGCGCATCAAGCCGCGCCCCGACTGGGTCCGGGCCGGCTGGCAGATGCTGGGCGTGGAGGTCTACGGCGGGGCGCTGACCAACTCCTGGCTGGACCGCGACCTGGGCCTGTCGGGCCGGGTCACCGTCCGCGACAGCTCGGCGCCGGGTGGCTACTCGGCGCGGCTGTTCCGCACCGACGACCCGGTCCTGCGGGTCTCCCAGCTGGCCATCCACCTGGACCGCACGGTCCGGTCCGAGGGCCTGGTCCTCAACGACCAGCAGCACCTCGCCCCGCACTGGGGCCTGGGCCTGGAGCGCCGCTCCTTCCGGGAGTGGCTCGCCCAGCAGGTGCACGTCGCGCCGGCCGACCTGCTCGCCTTCGACGCCATGACCCACGACCTCACGCCGGCCCGCCTCGTCGGCACCGAGCGCGAGCTGCTCGCCTCCGCGCGCCTGGACAACCTGGCCACGAGCTATGCCGCGGTGCGCGCCCTGCTCGAGGTCGTCGATCACCCCGCGGACGGAGCCCCCCTCATCCCGCTGATCGTCCTCTTCGACCACGAGGAGGTCGGCAGCACCTCCGAGCGCGGGGCGCAGTCGACCTTCCTGCCGTCCTGGATCGAGCGCATCGTGCTCGCCGCCGGCGGCACCCGCGACGACGTCTGGCGGGCGCTGGCCGGCTCCGTGATCGCCTCGGGCGACATGGCGCACGCCACGCACCCCAACTACGCCGAGCGGCACGAGCCCGAGCACACGATCGCGATCAACGGCGGCCCGGTGCTCAAGGTCAACACCAACCTCCGCTACGCGACCGACTCGCTCGGTGCCGCGGCCTTCGCGCTGGCCTGCGAGCAGGCGGGCGTGCCGATGCAGACCTTCGTGACCCGCTCCGACCTGCCCTGCGGGTCGACGGTGGGCCCGATGACCTCGGCGCTCACCGGCGCCACGACGGTCGACTTCGGCGCCCCGATGCTCTCGATGCACTCGACGCGCGAGATCTGCGGCACGCTGGACCAGGCGGCCTACGCCGCGGCCCTGGCGGCCTTCCTCTCCCCCGAGCGCTGA
- the ruvA gene encoding Holliday junction branch migration protein RuvA → MIASVRGPVRHVGLDHVIVEVGGVGLLVHTTPATAAECRTGTEVTLETTLVVREESLTLYGFRGADAKALFEQVQTVSGVGPRLALAMLSVHAPDVVRRALAQGDLATLTKVPGIGKKSAERLVLELKDKILAVGVDPADLAVRPDDAPADDGVLGQVREALEGLGWSSKQAADAVTRVTKADDAPTGVSEILRAALRELGR, encoded by the coding sequence GTGATCGCTTCCGTCCGCGGCCCCGTCCGCCACGTCGGCCTGGACCACGTCATCGTCGAGGTCGGCGGGGTCGGGCTGCTCGTGCACACCACCCCGGCCACCGCCGCCGAGTGCCGCACCGGCACCGAGGTCACCCTCGAGACCACCCTCGTGGTGCGCGAGGAGTCGCTCACCCTCTACGGCTTCCGCGGCGCCGACGCCAAGGCGCTCTTCGAGCAGGTGCAGACGGTCTCCGGAGTCGGCCCGCGGCTCGCGCTGGCGATGCTGTCGGTGCACGCCCCCGACGTCGTCCGGCGGGCGCTGGCCCAGGGCGACCTGGCCACGCTGACCAAGGTGCCCGGCATCGGCAAGAAGTCGGCCGAGCGCCTCGTGCTCGAGCTCAAGGACAAGATCCTCGCCGTCGGGGTCGACCCGGCCGACCTGGCCGTGCGCCCCGACGATGCCCCCGCCGACGACGGCGTGCTCGGCCAGGTGCGCGAGGCCCTCGAGGGCCTCGGCTGGTCCTCGAAGCAGGCCGCCGACGCCGTCACCCGCGTGACCAAGGCCGACGACGCGCCCACCGGGGTCTCCGAGATCCTCCGCGCTGCCCTCCGGGAGCTCGGCCGATGA
- the yajC gene encoding preprotein translocase subunit YajC: MTPLATAAPASGGGLSTILLLALPFAVLLYLMFTQRKRARAVADAQAGLQVGQEVMAAAGIFGRISAIEGDVVHLEVAPGVVVRVARRAVVPDATPAAGPAQQGETA, encoded by the coding sequence ATGACGCCACTGGCCACCGCCGCACCCGCGTCGGGTGGGGGCCTGTCCACCATCCTGCTCCTCGCGCTTCCCTTCGCGGTGCTGCTCTACCTCATGTTCACGCAGCGCAAGCGCGCGCGGGCGGTCGCCGACGCGCAGGCCGGCCTCCAGGTCGGCCAGGAGGTCATGGCCGCGGCCGGGATCTTCGGCCGGATCTCCGCCATCGAGGGTGACGTGGTCCACCTCGAGGTCGCCCCCGGAGTGGTGGTGAGGGTGGCCCGCCGGGCCGTCGTGCCCGACGCCACCCCGGCCGCCGGCCCCGCTCAGCAGGGGGAGACCGCCTGA
- the secF gene encoding protein translocase subunit SecF, whose protein sequence is MSRFSQLGNDLYSGKKSYNIVGRRNLFYGLSLVLLLASLIGVFGMGINFGIEFRGGTELRVSQVADMDDYERRAGDLVDAAVPGQTTSVTRIGDGTVRVQTGEMEQQQAEALRAELAEEFSVPVESVTSSLVGPSWGQTVTERAAIALVIFLVLVTAVLSVYFRTWKMAVAALVALIHDVVFTVGIYALLGIEVSPASVIGFLTILGYSIYDTIVVFDKVRENTVHAFDTRRMTYAEAANLAVNQTFVRSINTSVVALLPVAVILLVGLTIIGPGTLVDLSWALFIGIAVGTYSSIFIATPLLVHLRQGEAEIRKHDASVTRRAERAARRGGNAPEAETDPVLGEADVEGDPAGVSATPAPTQAQRTAPTGRQLHPYAQRGPRNQPKRKRRD, encoded by the coding sequence ATGTCGCGCTTCAGCCAGCTCGGTAACGACCTCTACTCGGGCAAGAAGTCCTACAACATCGTCGGACGCCGCAACCTGTTCTACGGCCTCTCGCTGGTGCTCCTCCTGGCCTCGCTGATCGGCGTCTTCGGGATGGGCATCAACTTCGGGATCGAGTTCCGCGGCGGCACCGAGCTCCGGGTGTCACAGGTCGCCGACATGGACGACTACGAGAGGCGCGCGGGCGATCTCGTCGACGCCGCCGTCCCGGGCCAGACCACGTCGGTCACCCGCATCGGCGACGGCACCGTCCGCGTCCAGACCGGTGAGATGGAGCAGCAGCAGGCCGAGGCCCTCCGCGCCGAGCTGGCCGAGGAGTTCTCGGTGCCCGTCGAGTCGGTGACCAGCTCGCTGGTCGGCCCCTCGTGGGGCCAGACCGTGACCGAGCGCGCAGCGATCGCCCTGGTGATCTTCCTGGTGCTCGTCACGGCCGTGCTCAGCGTCTACTTCCGCACCTGGAAGATGGCGGTCGCGGCCCTGGTCGCGCTGATCCACGACGTCGTCTTCACCGTCGGCATCTACGCGCTGCTGGGCATCGAGGTCTCGCCGGCCTCGGTCATCGGCTTCCTGACGATCCTGGGCTACTCGATCTACGACACCATCGTCGTCTTCGACAAGGTCCGCGAGAACACCGTCCACGCCTTCGACACCAGGCGCATGACCTATGCCGAGGCCGCCAACCTCGCGGTCAACCAGACGTTCGTCCGGTCGATCAACACCTCGGTCGTCGCGCTGCTGCCGGTCGCGGTCATCCTGCTCGTCGGTCTGACGATCATCGGCCCGGGCACGCTGGTCGACCTGTCGTGGGCGCTGTTCATCGGTATCGCGGTCGGCACCTACTCCTCGATCTTCATCGCCACCCCGCTGCTGGTGCACCTGCGCCAGGGCGAGGCCGAGATCCGCAAGCACGACGCGTCGGTCACCCGCCGTGCCGAGCGGGCGGCCCGCCGTGGGGGCAACGCTCCCGAGGCGGAGACCGACCCGGTGCTGGGCGAGGCGGACGTCGAGGGCGATCCGGCCGGCGTGAGCGCCACCCCGGCTCCGACCCAGGCCCAGCGCACCGCCCCCACCGGCCGCCAGCTGCACCCCTACGCCCAGCGCGGCCCGCGCAACCAGCCCAAGCGCAAGCGCCGGGACTGA
- the secD gene encoding protein translocase subunit SecD has translation MSLSTQGSRREEDLPGASRTSGRRPSASTGRSRKTRRNPRLRGPYRTLVTLLALTIALFAGIGAAHLWATPQAALTPQLGLDLAGGRQVVLAPATDDGASIGNDQLDQAIDIIRRRVDGTGTAEAEVTRLGQNISVAIPGNPTPAQLEALSRSSQMYFRPVLVATPVYPPGEEPATPRDLPLPPSVVEDLQAPQDEAPGDDAEQTAENRGGEAPAPENRGGEALAAGGTDDASETSAPAGEEEPAAEEPPADPSDLSQITPEVQEEFVASECGDELADKASKAPSNQPLVVCNAEGTEKYILGPAEISGAALDDATASMEQVSGGAVTGRWQVVLTFDDEGGQKFAEVTTRLMGYEQNSAQNRFAMVLDGIVISAPTVNSVIPNGVATITGDFTVEEAQTLANQLKFGALPLSFDVQTSEQISPTLGGEQLRWGLIAGAIGLLLVFIYMLIQYHALGFVAIASLIVAAILAYGAVTLLGWATNFRLTMAGVTGLIVSIGITADSFIVYFERIRDEVRAGRPLRYAVDTGWSRARQTIIISDVVNLIAAGVLYFLSEAGVKAFAFMLGLTTVMDLVVVMMFTHPVVSILANTPFFGEGRKWSGMEPERLGAKRSAYLGRGQIREPEPVSTGRRRHTREELEGGVV, from the coding sequence ATGTCGCTCTCCACCCAGGGTTCCCGCCGCGAGGAGGACCTGCCCGGCGCCTCGAGGACGAGCGGCCGCCGTCCCTCCGCGAGCACCGGCCGGTCGAGGAAGACCCGCCGCAACCCGCGCCTCCGCGGCCCCTACCGCACCCTCGTGACGCTGCTGGCCCTCACGATCGCCCTCTTCGCCGGCATCGGAGCCGCGCACCTCTGGGCGACCCCGCAGGCCGCGCTCACCCCGCAGCTGGGTCTCGACCTCGCCGGTGGCCGCCAGGTCGTCCTGGCGCCCGCGACCGACGACGGTGCCTCCATAGGCAACGACCAGCTCGACCAGGCCATCGACATCATCCGTCGCCGCGTCGACGGCACCGGCACCGCCGAGGCCGAGGTCACCCGCCTCGGGCAGAACATCTCCGTGGCCATCCCGGGCAACCCGACGCCGGCGCAGCTGGAGGCGCTCAGCCGCTCCTCGCAGATGTACTTCCGGCCCGTGCTCGTGGCCACCCCCGTCTACCCGCCCGGCGAGGAGCCCGCGACCCCGCGCGACCTGCCGCTGCCCCCCTCGGTCGTCGAGGACCTGCAGGCCCCGCAGGACGAGGCACCCGGCGACGACGCCGAGCAGACCGCGGAGAACCGCGGCGGCGAGGCCCCGGCCCCGGAGAACCGCGGCGGCGAGGCCCTCGCGGCCGGCGGCACCGACGACGCCTCCGAGACCTCCGCCCCGGCGGGCGAGGAGGAGCCGGCGGCCGAGGAGCCCCCGGCCGACCCCTCCGACCTCTCGCAGATCACCCCGGAGGTCCAGGAGGAGTTCGTCGCCTCCGAGTGCGGTGACGAGCTCGCCGACAAGGCATCCAAGGCCCCCAGCAACCAGCCCCTGGTCGTGTGCAACGCCGAGGGCACCGAGAAGTACATCCTCGGCCCGGCCGAGATCTCCGGTGCGGCGCTCGACGACGCGACCGCCTCCATGGAGCAGGTCTCCGGCGGCGCGGTCACCGGCCGCTGGCAGGTCGTCCTCACCTTTGACGACGAGGGCGGCCAGAAGTTCGCCGAGGTCACCACGCGCCTCATGGGCTACGAGCAGAACTCGGCGCAGAACCGCTTCGCGATGGTCCTCGACGGCATCGTCATCTCCGCCCCGACGGTCAACAGCGTCATCCCCAACGGGGTCGCCACCATCACCGGTGACTTCACCGTGGAGGAGGCCCAGACCCTGGCCAACCAGCTGAAGTTCGGTGCGCTGCCGCTGAGCTTCGACGTGCAGACCTCCGAGCAGATCAGCCCCACCCTCGGTGGCGAGCAGCTGCGCTGGGGCCTCATCGCCGGCGCCATCGGTCTGCTGCTGGTCTTCATCTACATGCTGATCCAGTACCACGCGCTCGGCTTCGTCGCGATCGCCTCGCTGATCGTGGCGGCGATCCTCGCCTACGGCGCGGTGACGCTGCTGGGCTGGGCGACGAACTTCCGCCTCACGATGGCCGGTGTCACCGGTCTGATCGTCTCGATCGGTATCACGGCGGACAGCTTCATCGTCTACTTCGAGCGCATCCGGGACGAGGTCCGTGCCGGCCGCCCGCTGCGCTACGCCGTCGACACCGGTTGGTCCCGCGCGCGGCAGACGATCATCATCTCCGACGTCGTCAACCTCATCGCCGCGGGCGTCCTCTACTTCCTGTCCGAGGCGGGCGTGAAGGCCTTCGCCTTCATGCTCGGCCTGACGACGGTGATGGACCTCGTGGTCGTCATGATGTTCACCCACCCGGTCGTGTCCATCCTGGCCAACACCCCGTTCTTCGGGGAGGGCCGCAAGTGGTCGGGCATGGAGCCCGAGCGTCTGGGAGCCAAGCGCTCGGCCTACCTGGGCCGCGGCCAGATCCGCGAGCCCGAGCCGGTGAGCACCGGACGCAGGCGTCATACCCGTGAGGAGCTGGAAGGTGGTGTGGTCTGA